The window CGGGCCGGGCCCGAGGGGTAGGCCGCAGCGCGCGACGACCTGCGCGAACTCCGCGCGGTCGATCTCCGTCAGGCTCGGGGCGGGGGGGCGGCACACCTCCGTCGCGTAGGTGCCGCGCATGCGGTAGACGTGCTTGCGGAACGCCAGGCCGATGCCGGGCTGGAACTCGTAGCGCATGAGGTCGATCGTGCGGTGGAACAGGCGTTCGGCGCCGGCGGCGTCGCCCGAGGCGTAGCGGCGGTACAGACCGACGAGCACCTCGGGGAAGGCGAAGCCGGTCATGATGCCGGCCGCGCCGCGCTGCAGCTCCTCGAGGAAGTACTGCCCCCCGAGCCCCCCGAACACCCCGATGTGGCCCTCGGACGCCTCGATCACGGCGCTGACCTTCGGCAGGGCCGGGGTGTCCTCGAGCTTGATGTAGGGCGCGACGCCGTCGCGCGCGAGGCGCCCGATCAGGTCGACCGACAGCGTGAGGCCGAAGCTGGCGGGGTAGTCGTGCAGGATCAGCGGGAGGTCGGTGGCGTCCGCGACGGTCCGGAAGTGCCGCTCGAGGGCGGCGTCGTTCTGCGGGGCGATGGGGGCGACGAACACCGCGTCCGCGCC is drawn from Trueperaceae bacterium and contains these coding sequences:
- a CDS encoding dihydrodipicolinate synthase family protein — protein: GADAVFVAPIAPQNDAALERHFRTVADATDLPLILHDYPASFGLTLSVDLIGRLARDGVAPYIKLEDTPALPKVSAVIEASEGHIGVFGGLGGQYFLEELQRGAAGIMTGFAFPEVLVGLYRRYASGDAAGAERLFHRTIDLMRYEFQPGIGLAFRKHVYRMRGTYATEVCRPPAPSLTEIDRAEFAQVVARCGLPLGPGPVELPA